A region of Chitinophaga horti DNA encodes the following proteins:
- a CDS encoding RNA methyltransferase gives MRKLSMEELGRKSVAEFKAADKTPLVLVLDNVRSMHNVGSVFRTADAFLLQGIVLCGYTPVPPHRDIQKTALGATDTVEWQYFATTLEAVNELKANGYNIFTIEQAEGSHMLDSFKPTTDKPIALVFGNEVSGVDGEVMKAADGCIEIPQSGMKHSLNISVSTGIVVWDLFCKLKVQNA, from the coding sequence ATGCGAAAATTAAGTATGGAGGAATTGGGGCGTAAATCGGTGGCCGAATTTAAGGCAGCCGACAAAACGCCATTGGTGCTGGTGCTGGATAATGTGCGGAGTATGCACAATGTTGGCTCGGTGTTCCGCACCGCCGACGCCTTCCTGCTGCAGGGCATTGTGCTTTGCGGCTACACGCCGGTGCCCCCGCACCGCGATATCCAGAAAACGGCACTGGGCGCTACCGATACGGTGGAGTGGCAGTATTTCGCTACCACACTCGAAGCGGTAAACGAACTCAAAGCCAACGGGTATAACATTTTCACCATCGAACAGGCGGAAGGCAGTCATATGCTCGATAGCTTTAAGCCTACGACTGATAAGCCGATCGCACTGGTATTCGGGAATGAGGTGAGTGGGGTAGATGGCGAGGTGATGAAGGCGGCCGACGGCTGTATCGAAATACCGCAATCGGGTATGAAGCATTCCTTAAATATATCCGTGAGCACCGGTATAGTGGTGTGGGACCTATTCTGCAAATTGAAAGTACAAAACGCATAA
- a CDS encoding UbiA-like polyprenyltransferase — MMPVTTTVNNYLSLVKFSHTIFAMPFAMIGFFLATTTEATSLDWLLFLKVVLCMVFARSAAMAFNRWLDVEIDKRNPRTAKREIPAGVISANSALLFVIANVLLFMATTWFINMICFLLSPVALLVVLGYSYTKRFTSLCHLVLGLGLSLAPIGAFLSVTGHFALLPVLVSVLVLCWVSGFDIIYSLQDEDFDRSQQLHSIPAWLGKAGALRFSEVLHVVAGALVLTIGLIGQFHWLYWIGAAVFVGMLVAQHRLVKPNDLSKVNIAFMTTNGIASVVFGVFAIADMFIIGW; from the coding sequence ATGATGCCTGTTACAACGACCGTTAACAATTACCTGTCACTGGTAAAATTCAGTCACACTATATTCGCCATGCCTTTCGCCATGATCGGCTTTTTCCTGGCGACCACTACCGAAGCCACCAGCCTCGATTGGCTACTGTTCCTGAAAGTAGTATTGTGTATGGTGTTCGCCCGCAGCGCCGCCATGGCCTTTAACCGCTGGCTGGACGTGGAGATCGACAAACGTAATCCGCGTACGGCGAAAAGGGAAATTCCGGCCGGTGTAATATCCGCCAACAGTGCACTGCTGTTCGTCATCGCGAACGTACTGCTGTTCATGGCCACCACCTGGTTCATTAATATGATCTGTTTCCTGTTATCGCCGGTTGCTTTGCTGGTGGTACTTGGTTACAGCTACACCAAACGTTTCACCTCCCTGTGCCACCTGGTGCTGGGCCTGGGCTTGTCGCTCGCGCCGATCGGCGCTTTTTTATCGGTAACAGGCCACTTCGCGCTGTTGCCGGTGCTGGTGTCGGTGTTAGTACTCTGCTGGGTATCCGGCTTCGATATTATTTATTCCTTACAGGATGAGGATTTCGACCGCTCGCAGCAGCTGCATTCCATTCCCGCCTGGCTGGGTAAAGCAGGCGCACTGCGCTTTTCGGAAGTACTGCACGTCGTTGCAGGCGCGCTGGTGCTTACGATAGGGCTCATAGGGCAGTTCCATTGGCTGTACTGGATTGGTGCCGCAGTGTTCGTGGGTATGCTGGTGGCCCAACATCGCCTGGTAAAACCGAACGACCTCAGTAAAGTAAATATCGCGTTTATGACCACCAATGGTATTGCGAGCGTGGTGTTCGGCGTATTCGCCATTGCCGATATGTTCATTATCGGCTGGTAA
- the ruvX gene encoding Holliday junction resolvase RuvX, whose translation MPRILAIDYGKKRTGLAVTDPLQIIASGLCTVPSHELIPYLKKYFLAEEVSLILIGEPKNLDGSATHGTALVEECIRIIKKHFPDMPLKKLDERFTSKMAFQTMIDSGLKKKDRQNKGLVDEISATIILQEYLRAQGGGF comes from the coding sequence ATGCCGCGTATACTGGCGATAGATTATGGTAAAAAACGCACGGGACTGGCAGTGACAGATCCCCTGCAGATCATTGCCAGCGGGCTTTGCACCGTACCTTCGCACGAATTGATTCCCTATCTTAAAAAATATTTCCTGGCGGAAGAGGTATCGCTCATCCTCATCGGCGAGCCTAAAAACCTCGACGGCTCCGCCACGCACGGCACAGCCCTTGTAGAAGAGTGTATCAGGATCATCAAAAAACATTTTCCCGATATGCCCCTCAAAAAGCTGGACGAGCGCTTCACTTCTAAAATGGCGTTTCAGACGATGATTGACAGTGGTTTAAAGAAGAAAGACCGACAGAATAAGGGGCTGGTAGACGAGATCAGTGCCACGATCATTCTCCAGGAATACCTGCGGGCGCAGGGCGGCGGGTTTTAA
- the def gene encoding peptide deformylase, which produces MILPIVAYGHPVLREVAQDITPDYPELEKLIANMWETMYGSSGVGLAAPQINRSIRLFVIDSQQIFENMEEDEKKDYPGETGVKQVFINAHIVGTDGDDWAYNEGCLSIPKVREDVYRPETVTIRYVDEKFQPREETFSGITARVIFHEYDHIDGKLFIDHLKPLKKRMLKSKLDDISKGKIRVDYKMTFPR; this is translated from the coding sequence ATGATATTACCTATCGTAGCATATGGTCACCCGGTTTTGAGAGAAGTGGCCCAGGATATTACACCAGACTACCCGGAACTGGAAAAACTGATCGCCAATATGTGGGAAACCATGTACGGCTCCAGTGGTGTTGGACTGGCCGCGCCACAAATCAATCGTTCTATCCGCCTGTTCGTGATCGACAGCCAGCAGATATTCGAGAACATGGAAGAAGATGAGAAGAAGGACTATCCAGGCGAAACCGGTGTTAAACAGGTGTTTATCAATGCACATATTGTAGGTACAGACGGTGATGACTGGGCTTACAACGAAGGTTGCCTCAGCATTCCAAAAGTGCGGGAAGATGTGTATCGCCCCGAAACAGTAACGATCCGTTATGTAGACGAAAAGTTCCAACCCCGTGAAGAAACGTTTTCCGGCATTACCGCCCGCGTTATCTTCCACGAGTACGATCATATCGACGGTAAATTATTTATCGACCACCTGAAACCGTTGAAGAAAAGAATGCTGAAAAGCAAGCTGGACGACATTTCCAAGGGTAAAATAAGGGTGGATTATAAGATGACCTTCCCCCGGTAA
- a CDS encoding RNA polymerase sigma factor — translation MGSAITYTEAELVAGLRARDQQIFGYLYDHYSPALFGVILKVINEENIAGDILQEVFVKIWKSIEKYDSDKGRLFTWMLNIARNTAIDALRSKAYKLDQKIQDIDSDVYHNASQLSVNPSVDHLGLVKVLERLNKDQRVIIDLAYFKGCTQEEIAKVLDIPLGTVKTRMRNAIIQLRNILKQQQ, via the coding sequence TTGGGATCTGCCATAACATATACAGAAGCTGAACTGGTGGCCGGCCTGCGGGCGCGGGACCAGCAGATATTCGGCTATCTATATGATCACTACTCCCCGGCATTATTCGGAGTGATCCTGAAAGTCATTAATGAAGAAAACATCGCCGGCGACATTCTGCAGGAAGTTTTTGTGAAGATCTGGAAGAGTATTGAAAAGTATGATTCAGACAAAGGACGCCTGTTTACATGGATGTTGAACATTGCCCGCAATACCGCTATAGACGCGCTGCGGTCCAAGGCTTACAAGCTGGACCAGAAAATCCAGGACATAGACAGCGACGTATATCATAATGCGAGTCAACTATCCGTCAACCCGTCAGTGGATCATCTTGGACTTGTTAAAGTGTTAGAGCGACTTAACAAGGATCAACGTGTAATTATAGATCTGGCCTACTTTAAAGGATGCACCCAGGAAGAAATTGCCAAGGTGCTGGACATCCCGTTGGGTACCGTGAAGACAAGAATGCGTAACGCGATCATACAGTTAAGGAATATATTAAAACAACAACAGTAA
- a CDS encoding anti-sigma factor, with protein MDVQRYISSGIIESYVAGSASAQEEKELFAAMSQFPEVRAAVEACQLDMDGYLELVATAAAKPVPADVKNRIFRIIEEEVSEPGATMTEQVDDRPRYIYDDAPEESGVPVRKLRFWQFAAAASMALFIGSIAFNFIYLNRYNEYKGKYIALLEEHRSAIAQNETYQAKFQESDRMLAMIKNPSTQMVKMGDVSKKNPDRQATVFWNAGSQEVMITINNLPEPQPDQQYQLWAIVDGKPVDAGVFEMGELAKSLQKMKAVSGEAKMFAVTLEKKGGSPTPTLTAMYVAGKVTGS; from the coding sequence GTGGACGTTCAACGTTACATATCATCTGGTATTATTGAGAGCTACGTGGCAGGCTCCGCTTCCGCCCAGGAAGAGAAGGAGTTGTTTGCGGCGATGTCTCAATTCCCGGAAGTAAGAGCTGCGGTAGAAGCCTGCCAGCTCGATATGGACGGCTATCTCGAACTGGTGGCCACCGCGGCCGCGAAACCCGTGCCTGCTGATGTGAAGAATCGTATTTTCCGTATTATCGAAGAAGAAGTAAGCGAGCCTGGTGCAACGATGACAGAGCAGGTGGATGACAGGCCGCGCTACATTTACGACGATGCTCCCGAAGAAAGCGGCGTTCCCGTTCGCAAACTGCGCTTCTGGCAATTCGCTGCCGCAGCCTCTATGGCATTGTTTATCGGCAGTATCGCGTTCAACTTTATCTATCTCAATCGTTATAACGAATACAAAGGCAAGTACATCGCTTTGCTCGAAGAGCATCGTAGCGCGATCGCCCAGAACGAAACCTACCAGGCCAAGTTCCAGGAGTCCGATCGTATGCTGGCCATGATCAAGAACCCATCTACCCAGATGGTAAAAATGGGCGACGTATCTAAAAAGAACCCGGACAGGCAGGCCACTGTCTTCTGGAATGCCGGCTCACAGGAAGTGATGATCACCATCAACAACCTGCCCGAACCGCAGCCCGATCAGCAATACCAGCTGTGGGCGATCGTCGACGGCAAGCCCGTAGACGCCGGCGTGTTCGAAATGGGCGAATTGGCTAAATCGTTACAGAAGATGAAAGCCGTATCCGGCGAGGCCAAAATGTTCGCCGTAACGCTCGAAAAGAAAGGTGGCAGCCCAACACCTACTCTCACCGCTATGTATGTAGCCGGCAAAGTGACCGGTTCCTGA
- a CDS encoding gliding motility-associated C-terminal domain-containing protein, giving the protein MNSLLKYQLCLLLLLSCFINGRSAPLLTNFTWNSTCLNDSISFRITDDIDQIDSVKWNFGDPASLALDSSKREENAGHRYRATGPYTVTLIAFRGGVADTTTQVITIVPKKLVTMDPDITLCENAPLYTITVTVDPSTPLTGMEVITWQDTVTGFGLTYDVTETGTYRIQFDGCQPDDSVNVFYSPVPDFELGQDLNLCTDERITLDATAQNADYLWSTGETSPTILVDGNRSGQYWVEATITGCGVYRDTINVNFSGMPQTFDLGKDTLLCAGETITIRADVNAAIAYRWNTGARTQSINVSTRNAYWALVTTSTPMGNCDVVDTINVNYNPLRDVNLGNDTTVCVGEALVLTANYGTGSYLWQDGSKQATFYVDSPGYYYVRAQIGRCVSTDTIRVNYDDTLQVNLGPDTTICRLDRFVLSPNGAGTSFKWQDSTSSPTFTVTQPGIYAVVASNTCNRSVDSVEVNFRQCDCTFYFPTGFSPNNDGLNDLFRPVYRCFFTDYKLWIYNRWGELQFFTTDPSVAWTGSINGKEATTGTYVWIAEYKDSTTGKLYNQRGTVTLIR; this is encoded by the coding sequence ATGAATAGCCTTTTGAAATACCAGCTATGCCTCCTGTTACTGCTGAGTTGTTTTATCAACGGCAGATCGGCTCCCCTGCTCACGAACTTTACCTGGAACTCTACCTGCCTGAACGACTCGATCAGCTTTAGGATAACAGACGATATAGACCAGATTGACTCCGTTAAATGGAACTTTGGCGACCCGGCTTCGCTGGCACTGGACTCCTCGAAACGGGAAGAAAATGCAGGTCATCGGTATCGCGCCACTGGCCCGTATACCGTAACGCTGATCGCTTTTCGTGGCGGCGTGGCCGATACCACCACACAGGTGATCACCATTGTGCCTAAAAAGCTGGTGACTATGGACCCGGACATTACCCTTTGTGAGAACGCGCCGCTCTATACCATTACGGTCACAGTAGATCCGAGTACGCCGCTTACCGGCATGGAAGTGATTACCTGGCAGGATACCGTAACTGGTTTTGGGCTTACTTACGATGTAACGGAAACGGGCACCTATCGCATACAGTTCGATGGTTGCCAGCCCGACGATTCGGTGAATGTTTTCTACTCGCCTGTTCCGGACTTCGAACTGGGGCAGGACCTGAACCTTTGTACCGACGAACGCATCACCCTTGATGCTACTGCGCAAAACGCCGACTACCTGTGGAGCACCGGCGAAACATCGCCTACAATACTGGTAGATGGCAATCGCAGCGGGCAGTACTGGGTGGAAGCTACCATTACAGGCTGCGGGGTGTATAGAGATACGATCAATGTGAACTTCAGCGGCATGCCGCAAACCTTCGACCTCGGTAAGGATACGTTGCTTTGTGCAGGCGAAACAATTACGATACGCGCCGATGTGAACGCGGCGATCGCCTACCGCTGGAACACCGGCGCACGCACACAAAGCATTAACGTAAGTACCCGCAACGCTTACTGGGCGCTGGTTACGACCAGCACACCGATGGGCAACTGCGATGTGGTAGACACGATCAATGTAAACTATAACCCGTTGCGCGATGTGAACCTTGGAAATGATACTACCGTTTGTGTGGGCGAAGCTTTGGTACTCACCGCCAACTACGGCACGGGCAGTTACCTGTGGCAGGACGGCTCCAAACAGGCTACGTTCTACGTGGACTCTCCCGGCTACTACTACGTGCGCGCCCAGATAGGGCGTTGCGTATCCACCGATACGATTCGTGTGAATTACGACGATACCTTACAGGTGAATTTAGGGCCTGATACAACCATTTGCCGGCTCGACCGGTTCGTACTTTCTCCGAACGGCGCTGGTACTAGCTTCAAGTGGCAGGACAGCACTTCTTCGCCTACGTTTACGGTTACGCAACCAGGCATTTATGCCGTGGTAGCCAGTAACACCTGTAACCGATCGGTGGATTCGGTAGAAGTAAACTTTAGGCAGTGTGATTGTACGTTCTACTTCCCGACGGGCTTCAGTCCCAACAACGATGGGCTAAATGACTTGTTCCGGCCGGTGTACCGATGTTTCTTTACAGACTATAAATTGTGGATCTATAACCGTTGGGGCGAGCTGCAATTCTTCACCACCGATCCCAGTGTCGCCTGGACCGGATCGATCAACGGGAAGGAAGCTACGACGGGCACGTACGTGTGGATAGCGGAATATAAAGACAGTACCACCGGCAAGCTGTATAACCAACGCGGCACGGTTACTTTGATAAGATAG
- a CDS encoding RluA family pseudouridine synthase produces the protein MTDEMLELEDELDNGEGSEEIYERINMVVDKGQEPLRIDKFLLTRIQNATRNKIQQAIEDGMVTVNEKPIKSNYKIRPLDKIIVLSNKNPEHTEILPENMPLSITYEDEDIMIINKPPGLVVHPGCGNYTGTLVNGLAYYLNEDKTQPIPDIPRFGLVHRIDKNTSGLLAIAKTDKAMNDLAKQFAAHTVQRRYMALVWGNFEEDEGTIVAHVGRHQRFRKIMTAYPDGEYGKEAITHYKVLERFNYVTLVECRLETGRTHQIRVHMQHIGHSLFNDDTYGGDRIVKGTVFTKYKQFVDNCFEVMPRHALHARTLGFIHPRTRKEVHFESPVPDDFTAVLEKWRRYSNNRP, from the coding sequence ATGACCGACGAAATGCTGGAGCTGGAAGACGAACTGGACAACGGGGAAGGCAGCGAGGAAATTTATGAGCGCATCAATATGGTGGTGGACAAGGGCCAGGAACCATTGCGCATCGACAAGTTCCTGCTGACCCGCATCCAAAACGCGACCCGCAACAAAATTCAGCAGGCCATTGAAGATGGGATGGTAACGGTGAACGAAAAGCCGATCAAGTCCAACTACAAGATCCGTCCACTCGACAAAATCATCGTACTCTCCAACAAAAACCCGGAGCATACGGAGATTTTACCCGAGAACATGCCCCTTAGCATTACCTATGAGGATGAGGACATTATGATCATCAACAAGCCGCCGGGCCTGGTGGTACACCCGGGTTGCGGTAACTATACCGGCACCCTGGTAAACGGCCTGGCTTACTACCTGAACGAAGATAAAACCCAGCCCATCCCGGATATTCCGCGGTTTGGACTGGTACACCGTATCGATAAAAACACCAGTGGCCTGCTCGCTATTGCCAAAACCGACAAGGCGATGAACGACCTGGCCAAGCAGTTTGCCGCGCATACCGTACAACGCCGCTATATGGCGCTTGTCTGGGGCAATTTCGAGGAAGACGAAGGCACCATCGTTGCCCACGTAGGCAGGCACCAGCGCTTCCGGAAAATTATGACCGCTTATCCCGATGGCGAGTATGGTAAAGAAGCCATTACGCACTACAAGGTGCTGGAACGCTTCAACTATGTAACCCTGGTGGAATGTCGCCTGGAAACAGGCCGTACGCACCAGATCAGGGTGCACATGCAGCATATCGGCCACTCGTTGTTCAACGACGATACGTATGGGGGCGACCGCATTGTGAAAGGCACTGTGTTTACGAAGTACAAACAGTTCGTGGACAACTGCTTTGAGGTAATGCCGAGACATGCGCTGCACGCCCGTACCCTTGGCTTTATTCATCCGCGCACGCGTAAAGAAGTGCACTTTGAAAGTCCCGTGCCGGACGACTTTACCGCCGTACTTGAAAAATGGCGCAGGTATTCGAACAACCGTCCCTGA
- the lipB gene encoding lipoyl(octanoyl) transferase LipB produces MTQIRVKDLGKIAYDTAWQYQESLLQHNVGIKAARRTHPDEGHEPTTNHLLFCEHLPVYTLGKSGHLENLLISDDQLMEKGIQFVNTNRGGDITFHGPGQIVGYPVIDLEYFFTDIGKYLRNLEEVIIRTLAHYGVTAGRSPGETGVWLDPDMPGRARKICAMGIRCSRWVTMHGFALNVNTDLGYFSNIVACGIADKQVASLDRELGRPVDETEVKQLITKHFGEIFGADMQWEA; encoded by the coding sequence ATGACGCAGATCAGGGTAAAGGACCTCGGGAAAATAGCTTACGACACAGCCTGGCAGTACCAGGAATCGCTGCTTCAGCACAATGTGGGCATCAAAGCCGCCCGCCGCACGCACCCCGACGAGGGCCACGAGCCTACCACCAACCACCTCCTGTTCTGCGAACACCTGCCCGTGTACACCCTGGGCAAAAGCGGCCACCTCGAAAACCTGCTCATCTCCGACGATCAGCTGATGGAAAAAGGTATCCAGTTCGTGAATACGAACCGGGGGGGCGATATTACTTTTCACGGCCCCGGCCAGATCGTAGGCTACCCCGTCATCGACCTCGAATACTTTTTCACCGACATCGGCAAGTACCTCCGTAACCTGGAGGAAGTGATTATCCGCACCCTGGCCCACTATGGCGTAACCGCAGGTCGTTCTCCCGGCGAAACCGGCGTATGGCTCGACCCCGACATGCCTGGCCGCGCCCGCAAGATCTGCGCGATGGGCATCCGCTGCAGCCGCTGGGTAACGATGCACGGTTTTGCGCTGAACGTCAACACCGACCTTGGGTATTTTAGCAACATCGTCGCCTGCGGCATTGCAGACAAACAGGTAGCCTCCCTCGACCGCGAACTCGGCCGCCCGGTCGATGAAACGGAGGTGAAGCAACTGATCACCAAACACTTCGGCGAAATCTTCGGCGCCGATATGCAGTGGGAAGCGTAA
- a CDS encoding 1-aminocyclopropane-1-carboxylate deaminase/D-cysteine desulfhydrase, whose translation MNELLQTFITTWLPHNVQAAMLRLDRLHPEIQGNKWFKLKYNLEAAQQAGKRAILTFGGAYSNHIAATAAACRMAHWPCLAVIRGERPPVLSHTLAKAEADGMELLFISREAYRDKQQTDWAALFPDHYIVPEGGHNDLGARGCEDILDLAHTTYTHLFCAVGTGTTLAGLVNAGRGEIIGISALKGALSLQHDVQALLKPGHAANWRILHDYHEGGYGKINANVIGFMNDFFRQTGIPLDGVYTGKMMLAVKKLAETGYFPAGSQLLCIHTGGLQGNLSLAPGVLCF comes from the coding sequence ATGAACGAGCTTTTACAAACATTTATAACAACATGGCTGCCGCACAATGTGCAGGCAGCCATGTTGCGTTTAGACCGTTTACATCCTGAAATACAGGGCAACAAATGGTTTAAGCTTAAATACAACCTGGAGGCCGCGCAGCAGGCGGGTAAACGGGCGATACTCACCTTCGGCGGCGCTTATTCCAATCACATTGCAGCGACCGCGGCGGCCTGCCGTATGGCCCACTGGCCCTGCCTGGCCGTGATCCGCGGCGAGCGGCCGCCTGTTCTCAGTCACACGCTCGCGAAAGCGGAAGCTGATGGCATGGAGTTGCTTTTCATCAGCCGCGAGGCTTACCGCGACAAGCAACAAACGGATTGGGCCGCACTGTTCCCCGATCATTACATCGTACCGGAAGGTGGGCACAACGACCTGGGCGCAAGGGGTTGCGAGGACATACTCGATCTCGCCCACACCACCTACACCCATCTCTTTTGCGCCGTCGGCACCGGCACTACGCTGGCCGGCCTCGTTAACGCCGGCCGTGGTGAAATCATCGGCATTAGTGCGCTGAAAGGTGCGCTGTCACTGCAACACGATGTACAAGCCCTGCTGAAACCCGGGCATGCTGCGAATTGGCGCATCCTGCATGATTATCATGAAGGTGGTTATGGTAAGATCAATGCGAACGTGATCGGCTTTATGAACGATTTTTTCCGGCAAACCGGCATTCCGCTGGATGGTGTATATACCGGTAAAATGATGCTCGCGGTAAAAAAACTGGCTGAAACGGGGTATTTTCCGGCAGGGTCGCAGTTGCTGTGTATACATACTGGTGGCCTGCAGGGCAATCTTTCCCTGGCGCCCGGCGTTCTATGCTTTTAG
- a CDS encoding family 20 glycosylhydrolase encodes MKKFLASLMTLCTGLTAYAQTQQVALIPQPQSVVMQTGSFTLAENFITKKAIASSPASAKYADMFNSFIAANYAFKQVAGKGAAAVVFQEDNSMPAEAYELRVTNNGITVKGNGAGLFYGLQTLQQLLPAAKSSMKIPALTIKDAPRFSHRGLMLDVGRHFFPVSYIKQYIDVMAQYKFNRFHWHLTEDQGWRIEIKKYPRLQSVASVRKQTVVGHAGRSKEYDGKPHGGYYTQEEVKDIVQYAADRFITVIPEIEMPGHATAALAAYPHLGCTGGPYEVGTTFGVMKEVYCAGNDSVYAFLEDVLDEVLPLFPSKYIHIGGDECPKDRWKQCPKCQSRIKALGLKDEHELQSYFVSRMEKYLNSKGRNIIGWDEILEGGLAPNATVMSWRGEAGGIEAAKQRHDVIMTPNTYLYLDYYQGNPANEPLNIGGYLPLKTVYSYEPLPAALTAEEQKHIIGIQGNIWTEYINEGKKADYMTYPRALAVSEIAWSPADKKNYDAFLKVLPAHLARLDKQKVNFRIPEPAGLEDGVTSSESATVTLTPMVAGANLYYTLDGSEPTTASTLYTKAITIPLAEKESKTLKVITVTDTGRTSAAYTATYLRRSYNAAQNVQPGNKGVTFELFNTRVRQAARLTGKTADSTGNTATFDIRPFSGKDVYGVTYSGLFNAESDALYEFKTTSDDGSILFIDDELIVNNDGEHGSIEKTGLIPLKKGYHKIRVQFFNAGGAQQLIVQAGIKGKQSINLRNVLFTAQ; translated from the coding sequence ATGAAGAAGTTCCTCGCGTCGCTGATGACGCTATGCACAGGCCTTACAGCCTATGCCCAAACGCAGCAGGTAGCATTGATACCGCAACCGCAATCTGTCGTAATGCAGACCGGTAGTTTTACCCTTGCTGAAAATTTTATTACGAAGAAGGCGATTGCCTCCTCCCCTGCCAGCGCGAAATATGCCGATATGTTCAACAGCTTTATCGCTGCGAACTATGCCTTTAAGCAGGTAGCCGGCAAAGGTGCTGCCGCTGTAGTTTTCCAGGAAGACAACAGCATGCCGGCAGAAGCCTATGAGCTGCGCGTTACCAATAATGGCATTACGGTGAAAGGTAATGGCGCCGGACTGTTTTATGGTTTGCAGACGTTGCAGCAACTGCTGCCGGCTGCAAAATCTTCGATGAAGATTCCCGCGCTCACCATTAAAGACGCGCCCCGTTTTTCTCACCGTGGGCTGATGCTGGACGTAGGCCGCCATTTCTTCCCCGTATCGTACATCAAACAATACATCGATGTAATGGCACAGTACAAGTTTAACCGCTTTCACTGGCACCTCACCGAAGACCAGGGCTGGCGCATCGAAATAAAAAAATACCCGCGCCTGCAGTCTGTCGCTTCCGTTCGCAAACAAACGGTGGTAGGCCACGCCGGCCGAAGTAAAGAATATGACGGCAAACCACATGGTGGTTATTATACGCAGGAAGAAGTGAAAGACATCGTGCAATATGCCGCCGATCGTTTCATCACCGTCATCCCCGAAATTGAGATGCCCGGTCACGCTACAGCAGCCCTGGCCGCCTATCCGCACCTGGGTTGCACCGGCGGCCCGTACGAAGTAGGTACCACCTTCGGTGTAATGAAAGAAGTATACTGCGCCGGTAATGACAGCGTATATGCGTTCCTGGAAGATGTGCTGGACGAAGTGCTGCCACTGTTCCCCAGCAAATACATCCACATCGGCGGCGACGAATGTCCGAAAGACCGCTGGAAACAATGTCCTAAATGTCAATCCCGCATTAAAGCGCTGGGATTGAAAGATGAACACGAACTGCAAAGCTATTTCGTCAGCCGCATGGAGAAATACCTGAACAGCAAAGGCCGTAACATTATTGGCTGGGACGAGATACTGGAAGGCGGCCTGGCACCGAATGCCACCGTGATGAGCTGGAGAGGTGAAGCCGGTGGTATTGAGGCCGCCAAACAAAGGCATGATGTGATCATGACGCCCAATACTTACCTGTATCTCGACTACTACCAGGGTAACCCGGCTAACGAGCCGCTGAACATAGGTGGTTACCTGCCGCTCAAAACCGTATATAGCTACGAACCACTGCCAGCGGCACTTACCGCCGAAGAGCAGAAACACATCATCGGTATACAGGGCAACATCTGGACGGAGTACATTAACGAAGGTAAAAAGGCAGACTATATGACCTATCCCCGTGCCCTGGCCGTATCGGAAATAGCCTGGTCGCCGGCGGACAAGAAGAATTACGACGCCTTCCTGAAAGTGCTGCCAGCCCACCTGGCGCGCCTCGATAAACAAAAGGTGAACTTCCGTATACCCGAACCGGCAGGGCTGGAAGACGGTGTAACCAGCAGCGAAAGCGCCACGGTAACGCTTACGCCAATGGTAGCAGGTGCCAACCTGTACTACACACTGGATGGCAGCGAGCCAACTACCGCTTCCACGCTTTACACCAAAGCCATCACCATTCCGCTGGCAGAAAAGGAAAGCAAAACACTGAAAGTGATCACCGTTACCGACACCGGCAGAACCAGCGCCGCTTACACGGCCACCTACCTGCGCAGGAGCTACAACGCCGCGCAGAACGTGCAACCCGGTAACAAAGGCGTTACGTTCGAACTGTTCAACACCCGCGTGCGCCAGGCAGCGAGGCTTACGGGCAAAACGGCCGACTCAACAGGCAATACCGCCACCTTCGACATTCGCCCGTTTTCGGGTAAAGACGTGTATGGCGTTACCTATTCAGGCCTGTTTAACGCGGAAAGCGATGCCCTGTACGAGTTCAAAACCACCAGCGATGACGGCTCTATCCTGTTCATCGACGATGAACTGATCGTCAACAATGACGGCGAGCATGGGTCGATCGAAAAAACAGGACTGATCCCGCTGAAGAAAGGTTACCACAAAATACGCGTACAGTTTTTTAATGCCGGCGGCGCGCAACAACTCATCGTGCAGGCGGGCATTAAAGGCAAACAAAGTATTAACTTGCGCAATGTGCTGTTTACAGCGCAGTAG